AAAGGCCACAAGGTCTTTAGCCTTAAGAAACCGGCGTTTACGCCCTGCCTTCTAAGCTCTCTTGTAACGACGTTCACCGTTCTCGCAGTTGAACCATACGACACCAAAAGTACTTCAGCGTCTTCGCAGAGCCTGGTCTCATGCTCATATATGTAGTCTAGCCTCTTCAGCACCTTAAGTATCAGCCTCTTGATCAGCGCCCTGTAGTCCTCGTTGCGGGGAGCGTAATATCCTCGTTCGTCGTGCGTAAGCGACTCCGCTATCACCTTGTGTCCTCGCCCGAACACAGGCATTGGAGGCACCAGGTCATCGCTCGGCCCGTACGGGTACGGCACTAATCCAGGTGGGGGTGTTTTCCTACTGGCTATTTCGACTTCTCCGGGCTCGTATATCGTGAGGGGCTCCCACATGTGCGCTATTACCTGGTCCATCAAGACCATTACTGGTGTTCTCAGGATCTCAGCTGTGTTGAATGCCTTTATTGTCAGGTCGTATGCTTCTTGCACGTTCCATGGAGCGTAGCAGGGGATTATGTAGTCTCCGTGTGATAACCACCTCGCCTGCAGTACATCGGATTGCGAGGTCTTCGTGGGCACGCCCGTACTAGGACCAGCCCTCATGACGTTGACTACGACGATGGGTGTTTCGAGCATTACTGCTAGTCCAATGCCCTCCGCCATTAACGAGAGACCCGGCCCCGAGGTGGCCGTCATGGACTTGGCCCCGGCCCACGAAGCCCCTATGATCGCGTTTATCGATGCTATTTCGTCTTCCATCTGCAAAACAATGCCTCCCAGCTTAGGCAGTTTCTCTGCGAGGTATTCAAATATCTCCGAGCTTGGAGTAATGGGGTAGCCTGCAAAGAATTTTAAGCCCGCCGTTATGGCCCCTTCGGCTACGGCCATGTTCCCCGAAGCAAAGATCCTCTTCAACCACTACTCACCTTTTCTACGAATAAGGCGAAGTCGGGACAGCTGTATTCGCAGAGCCTACATCCAATGCATTTCTCGATGTAGAGCGGTTCGGGCGGGCGAAAACCGTACCTGTTGAACAGCGTGTTGGATTTCACGAGCACTCTGGTGGGGCACAGCGCTATACAAATACCGCACTCCTTGCACCTGTCGACAATAACGTTAACCCTAAACTTGTTGTTAGACCTTTGAATGAGGAGTCCCGAACTGGGTGCCAGGATTTCGGCATCCGAATACGGCAATAATCAATCACCTCAACCTCGGCTCATCGTACTGGGAACTGCCGAGTTTTAATAAGTAGAAGCAGGGATTATAAAAGCATGACTAACAGCACTCCCAGGATTACTGCTTATAAGCCTTACTCGTTATTAATCCCTAGGGGTGTGAGACTCTTGATGATCGAAATTAGGTGGCATAGCAGGGGGGGTCAAGGCGGTTGGACTGCCAGCAACTTAACTGCCATGGCTGCATCTTACGAAGGTAAGTTTGTTCAGAGCTTTCCCGCGTTCGGGCCGGAGAGATCTGGCGCCCCCATAATGTCGTTCACGAGGATCAGCGACGAGCCTATTGAAATACACAGCATGATCTACGAGCCCGACATAGTGGTTGTACTGGATTACACGCTACTCTCACCTGGTCTACTTAGCGGCTTGAAAGGCAACGGCATAGTAGTTTCGAACTACACAGGAGATGTTCAAAGAGTGCTAGATAGCCTAGGCATTAAGCGCGGAGATTACAAGCTAGTGCTAATACCTGCCTCCAAACTAGCCCTAGAGGTTCTAAAGGCGAAGGTGACCAACACTGCCATGCTTTCCGGCCTAATAAAGCTCGGTATAATCAAGCTCGAGAGCGTTGAAAAGGCTATAAGGGAGAGGTTTAGTGGACCGGTAGCAGAGAGGAACATTGTACTGGTTAAGAAGGCCTTAGAGGAGGCTGTGGTGATGTAGTTATGAGCTCTCCGAGGACTTGGCGTGAAATACCAATAGGTGGAGTGGCGTTTAGACTGTCAACGGACGTTAAAACAGGTGACTGGAGGGCG
The Desulfurococcaceae archaeon DNA segment above includes these coding regions:
- a CDS encoding 2-oxoacid:acceptor oxidoreductase subunit alpha, which encodes MKRIFASGNMAVAEGAITAGLKFFAGYPITPSSEIFEYLAEKLPKLGGIVLQMEDEIASINAIIGASWAGAKSMTATSGPGLSLMAEGIGLAVMLETPIVVVNVMRAGPSTGVPTKTSQSDVLQARWLSHGDYIIPCYAPWNVQEAYDLTIKAFNTAEILRTPVMVLMDQVIAHMWEPLTIYEPGEVEIASRKTPPPGLVPYPYGPSDDLVPPMPVFGRGHKVIAESLTHDERGYYAPRNEDYRALIKRLILKVLKRLDYIYEHETRLCEDAEVLLVSYGSTARTVNVVTRELRRQGVNAGFLRLKTLWPLDEEKIRRSCSAKKVIVVENNAGKVFMDIDRVFKDREVYPAPVLSLELPTPKEVLEAVKAWL
- a CDS encoding 4Fe-4S binding protein gives rise to the protein MPYSDAEILAPSSGLLIQRSNNKFRVNVIVDRCKECGICIALCPTRVLVKSNTLFNRYGFRPPEPLYIEKCIGCRLCEYSCPDFALFVEKVSSG
- a CDS encoding 2-oxoacid:acceptor oxidoreductase family protein, with the translated sequence MRLLMIEIRWHSRGGQGGWTASNLTAMAASYEGKFVQSFPAFGPERSGAPIMSFTRISDEPIEIHSMIYEPDIVVVLDYTLLSPGLLSGLKGNGIVVSNYTGDVQRVLDSLGIKRGDYKLVLIPASKLALEVLKAKVTNTAMLSGLIKLGIIKLESVEKAIRERFSGPVAERNIVLVKKALEEAVVM